A stretch of Bradyrhizobium diazoefficiens DNA encodes these proteins:
- a CDS encoding RES family NAD+ phosphorylase: MLLWRLSGIQHAKTFDGGYGLLFDGRWNTVGRPVTYCSTSPALCVLEKLVHIEDPALMPALMMVRYDGPDDLAVETLGLSDLPADWRRQEVWTQQRGDQWHASLATPLLRVPSAIVPVDQSPDVNILINHTHKDAARISVISVEPFVLDPRLF; encoded by the coding sequence ATGCTGCTTTGGCGTTTGTCGGGCATACAGCATGCCAAGACGTTCGATGGTGGCTATGGCCTGCTTTTTGACGGACGCTGGAATACGGTCGGACGGCCTGTCACCTACTGCAGCACGTCACCTGCGCTGTGCGTATTGGAAAAACTGGTCCATATCGAGGACCCAGCTCTCATGCCCGCGCTTATGATGGTGCGCTACGATGGGCCAGATGACCTTGCCGTCGAGACGCTGGGCTTAAGCGATCTGCCCGCCGATTGGCGGCGCCAGGAAGTTTGGACGCAGCAACGAGGTGATCAATGGCACGCCTCGCTCGCGACACCCCTCCTCCGCGTTCCCTCTGCCATCGTCCCTGTAGATCAGTCCCCCGACGTCAACATCCTGATCAACCACACTCACAAGGACGCGGCGCGGATCTCCGTGATTTCTGTAGAGCCATTCGTTCTCGACCCACGTCTGTTCTGA
- a CDS encoding DUF736 domain-containing protein produces the protein MATIGSFKKVGSDFQGEIVTLSLQTKGVRIVPEAKGSNENAPSHRVFVGRAEIGAAWSKRSEEGRDYLSLKLDDPSFNAPIYANLFSDEGGDGFSLIWSRPRKNGD, from the coding sequence ATGGCTACCATCGGTTCTTTCAAGAAGGTCGGCAGCGACTTCCAGGGCGAGATCGTCACCCTCAGCCTCCAGACCAAGGGCGTCCGCATCGTGCCCGAGGCCAAAGGCAGCAACGAGAATGCCCCGAGCCACCGCGTCTTCGTCGGCCGGGCCGAGATCGGGGCCGCCTGGTCGAAGCGCTCCGAGGAGGGCCGCGACTATCTCTCGCTCAAGCTCGACGACCCCTCGTTCAACGCACCGATCTACGCGAACCTGTTCAGTGACGAGGGCGGCGACGGCTTCAGCCTGATCTGGTCGCGGCCCCGTAAGAACGGCGACTGA
- a CDS encoding type II toxin-antitoxin system ParD family antitoxin, translating to MRCPWLCAQENVWQPASGRYATASEVMREGLRIVEEREQFCAAKLESLRAADQDGQNRRPAEPLRPVN from the coding sequence ATGAGATGCCCCTGGCTATGCGCACAGGAGAACGTGTGGCAACCGGCTAGCGGCCGATACGCCACGGCCAGCGAAGTCATGCGTGAAGGGCTGCGGATTGTCGAAGAACGCGAGCAGTTTTGCGCGGCGAAACTCGAATCGTTGCGAGCGGCCGATCAGGACGGTCAAAACAGGCGTCCGGCCGAGCCGTTGAGGCCGGTGAACTGA
- a CDS encoding antitoxin Xre/MbcA/ParS toxin-binding domain-containing protein, with product MSIVEIVARKLGGRSVLGGVIRSQADLALAVRKRLPLTALHGLAKAGLSDQEIELFVIPQRTRRHRAEKKQPLTVEESDRAVRLLRVQTLAEETFGDANKANIWLRRSLAELRGESPLAVAQTEIGARVVESILGKIAWGAAA from the coding sequence GTGTCCATCGTCGAAATCGTAGCAAGGAAGCTGGGTGGACGCTCGGTCCTTGGAGGGGTCATACGCTCGCAGGCGGACCTCGCCCTGGCAGTACGAAAGCGGCTTCCCCTGACCGCGCTGCATGGGCTGGCGAAGGCGGGACTTAGTGATCAGGAAATCGAATTGTTCGTCATTCCGCAACGAACGCGCCGGCATCGCGCGGAGAAAAAGCAACCGCTCACCGTGGAAGAATCCGATCGGGCAGTGCGACTGCTGCGGGTGCAGACGCTTGCCGAGGAGACTTTCGGCGATGCCAACAAGGCCAATATATGGCTCCGGCGTTCGCTAGCAGAACTTCGTGGCGAGTCGCCGTTGGCGGTGGCACAAACCGAAATTGGCGCCCGCGTGGTCGAATCCATTCTCGGCAAGATCGCGTGGGGCGCCGCCGCCTGA